A section of the Phaseolus vulgaris cultivar G19833 chromosome 8, P. vulgaris v2.0, whole genome shotgun sequence genome encodes:
- the LOC137826691 gene encoding protein ENHANCED DISEASE RESISTANCE 2 isoform X5, giving the protein MGGCVSVPSNAIKAPRNLRRRITRRRQKISSSIPIPIPDDIILNRSSSAGGRVTDYSVSEFVHMDFENGATTTCRRSEVSNSVFHLTQLQWQLSQYDNDANLVSQEETYFDSLSILESDSDEDFNSVHGDLYADGFPLGNIPCGQVLQYGRSSCFSESKCQYEEYHKSYLKVDGGNQDNLKGRDESSFGLVSTPGCGVSRLSKTQGSFKGIKEYKHGLEEKTPESARKSGLHRLAPSVSFNDKTLNRQSKRLSQIFKLSFKRRSSDVEDANELSRSKRYLLRPRAGYTIPCQNGEKPFRGCWSEIPPSTFQLRSEHYFKDKRKCPAPNHSPYTPIGVDLFFCRRKIHHIARHLELPNVKTDGKIPQLLIVNIQLPIYPAAMFLGDSDGEGMSLVLYFKVSETLDEQISSQFQESIMKLVEDETEKVKGFAKESTVAFRERLKIMVGLVNPEDMNVSAAEMKLVNAYNGKPVLSRPQHNFYKGSNYFEIDLDIHRFSYISRKGLDAFRDRLKEGILDLGLTIQAQKQEELPEKVLCCLRLNKIDLNDNGQIPMLMTLDGEC; this is encoded by the exons ATGGGGGGTTGCGTGTCAGTACCTTCTAATGCAATAAAAGCACCAAGGAATCTCCGTAGACGGATAACAAGACGGCGTCAAAAGATCTCAAGTTCTATTCCTATTCCTATTCCAGATGATATCATCCTGAATAGGAGTAGCAGCGCAGGGGGGCGTGTGACAGATTATTCTGTAAGTGAATTTGTTCATATGGACTTTGAAAATGGTGCAACTACTACTTGCAGGCGCTCAGAAGTTTCTAATTCAGTATTCCATCTTACTCAGCTTCAATGGCAACTCAGTCAATATGACAATGATGCAAACT TAGTGAGTCAAGAAGAAACATATTTTGATTCCCTCAGCATTCTGGAATCTGATTCAGATGAAGACTTCAATAGTGTTCATGGAG ATTTATATGCAGATGGTTTTCCACTTGGAAACATCCCATGTGGTCAAGTGCTCCAGTATGGAAGATCATCATGTTTTTCAGAAAGCAAATGTCAGTATGAAGAATATCATAAAAGCTATCTTAAAGTTGATGGAGGAAATCAAGACAACTTAAAGGGAAGAGATGAAAGTAGTTTTGGCCTTGTCAGTACACCAGGTTGTGGAGTGTCTCGCTTAAGCAAGACTCAGGGAAGCTTCAAAGGTATAAAGGAATATAAACATGGTCTGGAAGAGAAAACTCCAGAGAGTGCACGGAAATCAGGCCTTCATCGGTTGGCACCCTCTGTTAGTTTCAATGACAAAACATTGAATCGGCAAAGCAAACGGCTGTCACAGATCTTCAAGCTTTCTTTCAAACGAAGGTCCAGTGATGTAGAGGATGCAAATGAACTTA GTCGTTCAAAAAGATATTTGTTGCGACCCAGAGCAGGGTATACAATTCCATGCCAGAATGGAGAAAAGCCATTTCGTGGATGTTGGTCTGAAATTCCACCCTCAACATTTCAACTTCGAAGTGAACACTATTTCAA GGATAAGCGCAAGTGCCCTGCACCGAATCACAGTCCTTACACTCCCATTGGTGTTGATCTATTTTTCTGTCGAAGAAAAATACATCATATTGCTAGACATCTAGAGCTTCCCAATGTGAAGACCGATGGAAAAATTCCCCAACTTCTTATTGTGAATATCCAG CTGCCCATATATCCAGCTGCAATGTTCCTTGGTGATAGTGATGGAGAAGGGATGAGTCTTGTACTGTATTTCAAAGTTTCTGAGACTCTTGATGAACAAATTTCTTCCCAGTTTCAGGAAAGCATTATG AAATTAGTTGAGGATGAAACAGAAAAGGTCAAAGGATTTGCAAAAGAATCTACTGTTGCTTTTAGAGAAAGGCTAAAGATCATGGTAGGACTCGTCAATCCAGAGGATATGAACGTGAGTGCTGCTGAAATGAAACTAGTAAATGCTTATAATGGAAAACCTGTACTCTCACGCCCACAGCACAACTTTTACAAG GGTTCTAATTACTTTGAGATTGATCTGGACATTCATCGATTTAGCTACATATCAAGGAAAGGACTCGATGCATTTCGGGATCGTTTGAAAGAGGGCATTCTTGATTTAGGCTTAACCATTCAG GCACAGAAACAAGAAGAACTTCCAGAGAAAGTATTGTGCTGCCTGAGATTGAACAAGATTGATCTTAATGACAATGGTCAAATACCCATGCTAATGACTCTTGATGGTGAATGCTAA
- the LOC137826691 gene encoding protein ENHANCED DISEASE RESISTANCE 2 isoform X6: MGGCVSVPSNAIKAPRNLRRRITRRRQKISSSIPIPIPDDIILNRSSSAGGRVTDYSVSEFVHMDFENGATTTCRRSEVSNSVFHLTQLQWQLSQYDNDANLSQEETYFDSLSILESDSDEDFNSVHGDLYADGFPLGNIPCGQVLQYGRSSCFSESKCQYEEYHKSYLKVDGGNQDNLKGRDESSFGLVSTPGCGVSRLSKTQGSFKGIKEYKHGLEEKTPESARKSGLHRLAPSVSFNDKTLNRQSKRLSQIFKLSFKRRSSDVEDANELSRSKRYLLRPRAGYTIPCQNGEKPFRGCWSEIPPSTFQLRSEHYFKDKRKCPAPNHSPYTPIGVDLFFCRRKIHHIARHLELPNVKTDGKIPQLLIVNIQLPIYPAAMFLGDSDGEGMSLVLYFKVSETLDEQISSQFQESIMKLVEDETEKVKGFAKESTVAFRERLKIMVGLVNPEDMNVSAAEMKLVNAYNGKPVLSRPQHNFYKGSNYFEIDLDIHRFSYISRKGLDAFRDRLKEGILDLGLTIQAQKQEELPEKVLCCLRLNKIDLNDNGQIPMLMTLDGEC; this comes from the exons ATGGGGGGTTGCGTGTCAGTACCTTCTAATGCAATAAAAGCACCAAGGAATCTCCGTAGACGGATAACAAGACGGCGTCAAAAGATCTCAAGTTCTATTCCTATTCCTATTCCAGATGATATCATCCTGAATAGGAGTAGCAGCGCAGGGGGGCGTGTGACAGATTATTCTGTAAGTGAATTTGTTCATATGGACTTTGAAAATGGTGCAACTACTACTTGCAGGCGCTCAGAAGTTTCTAATTCAGTATTCCATCTTACTCAGCTTCAATGGCAACTCAGTCAATATGACAATGATGCAAACT TGAGTCAAGAAGAAACATATTTTGATTCCCTCAGCATTCTGGAATCTGATTCAGATGAAGACTTCAATAGTGTTCATGGAG ATTTATATGCAGATGGTTTTCCACTTGGAAACATCCCATGTGGTCAAGTGCTCCAGTATGGAAGATCATCATGTTTTTCAGAAAGCAAATGTCAGTATGAAGAATATCATAAAAGCTATCTTAAAGTTGATGGAGGAAATCAAGACAACTTAAAGGGAAGAGATGAAAGTAGTTTTGGCCTTGTCAGTACACCAGGTTGTGGAGTGTCTCGCTTAAGCAAGACTCAGGGAAGCTTCAAAGGTATAAAGGAATATAAACATGGTCTGGAAGAGAAAACTCCAGAGAGTGCACGGAAATCAGGCCTTCATCGGTTGGCACCCTCTGTTAGTTTCAATGACAAAACATTGAATCGGCAAAGCAAACGGCTGTCACAGATCTTCAAGCTTTCTTTCAAACGAAGGTCCAGTGATGTAGAGGATGCAAATGAACTTA GTCGTTCAAAAAGATATTTGTTGCGACCCAGAGCAGGGTATACAATTCCATGCCAGAATGGAGAAAAGCCATTTCGTGGATGTTGGTCTGAAATTCCACCCTCAACATTTCAACTTCGAAGTGAACACTATTTCAA GGATAAGCGCAAGTGCCCTGCACCGAATCACAGTCCTTACACTCCCATTGGTGTTGATCTATTTTTCTGTCGAAGAAAAATACATCATATTGCTAGACATCTAGAGCTTCCCAATGTGAAGACCGATGGAAAAATTCCCCAACTTCTTATTGTGAATATCCAG CTGCCCATATATCCAGCTGCAATGTTCCTTGGTGATAGTGATGGAGAAGGGATGAGTCTTGTACTGTATTTCAAAGTTTCTGAGACTCTTGATGAACAAATTTCTTCCCAGTTTCAGGAAAGCATTATG AAATTAGTTGAGGATGAAACAGAAAAGGTCAAAGGATTTGCAAAAGAATCTACTGTTGCTTTTAGAGAAAGGCTAAAGATCATGGTAGGACTCGTCAATCCAGAGGATATGAACGTGAGTGCTGCTGAAATGAAACTAGTAAATGCTTATAATGGAAAACCTGTACTCTCACGCCCACAGCACAACTTTTACAAG GGTTCTAATTACTTTGAGATTGATCTGGACATTCATCGATTTAGCTACATATCAAGGAAAGGACTCGATGCATTTCGGGATCGTTTGAAAGAGGGCATTCTTGATTTAGGCTTAACCATTCAG GCACAGAAACAAGAAGAACTTCCAGAGAAAGTATTGTGCTGCCTGAGATTGAACAAGATTGATCTTAATGACAATGGTCAAATACCCATGCTAATGACTCTTGATGGTGAATGCTAA
- the LOC137826691 gene encoding uncharacterized protein isoform X2: MYYKFVLVVAIFIYQPSFFKVLNSIFSFISSTPSPSAEALKLVFLTNTMGGCVSVPSNAIKAPRNLRRRITRRRQKISSSIPIPIPDDIILNRSSSAGGRVTDYSVSEFVHMDFENGATTTCRRSEVSNSVFHLTQLQWQLSQYDNDANLSQEETYFDSLSILESDSDEDFNSVHGDLYADGFPLGNIPCGQVLQYGRSSCFSESKCQYEEYHKSYLKVDGGNQDNLKGRDESSFGLVSTPGCGVSRLSKTQGSFKGIKEYKHGLEEKTPESARKSGLHRLAPSVSFNDKTLNRQSKRLSQIFKLSFKRRSSDVEDANELSRSKRYLLRPRAGYTIPCQNGEKPFRGCWSEIPPSTFQLRSEHYFKDKRKCPAPNHSPYTPIGVDLFFCRRKIHHIARHLELPNVKTDGKIPQLLIVNIQLPIYPAAMFLGDSDGEGMSLVLYFKVSETLDEQISSQFQESIMKLVEDETEKVKGFAKESTVAFRERLKIMVGLVNPEDMNVSAAEMKLVNAYNGKPVLSRPQHNFYKGSNYFEIDLDIHRFSYISRKGLDAFRDRLKEGILDLGLTIQAQKQEELPEKVLCCLRLNKIDLNDNGQIPMLMTLDGEC, encoded by the exons ATGTACTATAagtttgttttggttgtggCTATCTTCATTTATCAACCTTCCTTTTTCAAAGTGTTGAATTCCATCTTTTCCTTCATTTCCTCCACACCTAGCCCAAG TGCTGAGGCTTTGAAACTGGTATTCCTAACAAATACAATGGGGGGTTGCGTGTCAGTACCTTCTAATGCAATAAAAGCACCAAGGAATCTCCGTAGACGGATAACAAGACGGCGTCAAAAGATCTCAAGTTCTATTCCTATTCCTATTCCAGATGATATCATCCTGAATAGGAGTAGCAGCGCAGGGGGGCGTGTGACAGATTATTCTGTAAGTGAATTTGTTCATATGGACTTTGAAAATGGTGCAACTACTACTTGCAGGCGCTCAGAAGTTTCTAATTCAGTATTCCATCTTACTCAGCTTCAATGGCAACTCAGTCAATATGACAATGATGCAAACT TGAGTCAAGAAGAAACATATTTTGATTCCCTCAGCATTCTGGAATCTGATTCAGATGAAGACTTCAATAGTGTTCATGGAG ATTTATATGCAGATGGTTTTCCACTTGGAAACATCCCATGTGGTCAAGTGCTCCAGTATGGAAGATCATCATGTTTTTCAGAAAGCAAATGTCAGTATGAAGAATATCATAAAAGCTATCTTAAAGTTGATGGAGGAAATCAAGACAACTTAAAGGGAAGAGATGAAAGTAGTTTTGGCCTTGTCAGTACACCAGGTTGTGGAGTGTCTCGCTTAAGCAAGACTCAGGGAAGCTTCAAAGGTATAAAGGAATATAAACATGGTCTGGAAGAGAAAACTCCAGAGAGTGCACGGAAATCAGGCCTTCATCGGTTGGCACCCTCTGTTAGTTTCAATGACAAAACATTGAATCGGCAAAGCAAACGGCTGTCACAGATCTTCAAGCTTTCTTTCAAACGAAGGTCCAGTGATGTAGAGGATGCAAATGAACTTA GTCGTTCAAAAAGATATTTGTTGCGACCCAGAGCAGGGTATACAATTCCATGCCAGAATGGAGAAAAGCCATTTCGTGGATGTTGGTCTGAAATTCCACCCTCAACATTTCAACTTCGAAGTGAACACTATTTCAA GGATAAGCGCAAGTGCCCTGCACCGAATCACAGTCCTTACACTCCCATTGGTGTTGATCTATTTTTCTGTCGAAGAAAAATACATCATATTGCTAGACATCTAGAGCTTCCCAATGTGAAGACCGATGGAAAAATTCCCCAACTTCTTATTGTGAATATCCAG CTGCCCATATATCCAGCTGCAATGTTCCTTGGTGATAGTGATGGAGAAGGGATGAGTCTTGTACTGTATTTCAAAGTTTCTGAGACTCTTGATGAACAAATTTCTTCCCAGTTTCAGGAAAGCATTATG AAATTAGTTGAGGATGAAACAGAAAAGGTCAAAGGATTTGCAAAAGAATCTACTGTTGCTTTTAGAGAAAGGCTAAAGATCATGGTAGGACTCGTCAATCCAGAGGATATGAACGTGAGTGCTGCTGAAATGAAACTAGTAAATGCTTATAATGGAAAACCTGTACTCTCACGCCCACAGCACAACTTTTACAAG GGTTCTAATTACTTTGAGATTGATCTGGACATTCATCGATTTAGCTACATATCAAGGAAAGGACTCGATGCATTTCGGGATCGTTTGAAAGAGGGCATTCTTGATTTAGGCTTAACCATTCAG GCACAGAAACAAGAAGAACTTCCAGAGAAAGTATTGTGCTGCCTGAGATTGAACAAGATTGATCTTAATGACAATGGTCAAATACCCATGCTAATGACTCTTGATGGTGAATGCTAA
- the LOC137826691 gene encoding uncharacterized protein isoform X1 codes for MYYKFVLVVAIFIYQPSFFKVLNSIFSFISSTPSPSAEALKLVFLTNTMGGCVSVPSNAIKAPRNLRRRITRRRQKISSSIPIPIPDDIILNRSSSAGGRVTDYSVSEFVHMDFENGATTTCRRSEVSNSVFHLTQLQWQLSQYDNDANLVSQEETYFDSLSILESDSDEDFNSVHGDLYADGFPLGNIPCGQVLQYGRSSCFSESKCQYEEYHKSYLKVDGGNQDNLKGRDESSFGLVSTPGCGVSRLSKTQGSFKGIKEYKHGLEEKTPESARKSGLHRLAPSVSFNDKTLNRQSKRLSQIFKLSFKRRSSDVEDANELSRSKRYLLRPRAGYTIPCQNGEKPFRGCWSEIPPSTFQLRSEHYFKDKRKCPAPNHSPYTPIGVDLFFCRRKIHHIARHLELPNVKTDGKIPQLLIVNIQLPIYPAAMFLGDSDGEGMSLVLYFKVSETLDEQISSQFQESIMKLVEDETEKVKGFAKESTVAFRERLKIMVGLVNPEDMNVSAAEMKLVNAYNGKPVLSRPQHNFYKGSNYFEIDLDIHRFSYISRKGLDAFRDRLKEGILDLGLTIQAQKQEELPEKVLCCLRLNKIDLNDNGQIPMLMTLDGEC; via the exons ATGTACTATAagtttgttttggttgtggCTATCTTCATTTATCAACCTTCCTTTTTCAAAGTGTTGAATTCCATCTTTTCCTTCATTTCCTCCACACCTAGCCCAAG TGCTGAGGCTTTGAAACTGGTATTCCTAACAAATACAATGGGGGGTTGCGTGTCAGTACCTTCTAATGCAATAAAAGCACCAAGGAATCTCCGTAGACGGATAACAAGACGGCGTCAAAAGATCTCAAGTTCTATTCCTATTCCTATTCCAGATGATATCATCCTGAATAGGAGTAGCAGCGCAGGGGGGCGTGTGACAGATTATTCTGTAAGTGAATTTGTTCATATGGACTTTGAAAATGGTGCAACTACTACTTGCAGGCGCTCAGAAGTTTCTAATTCAGTATTCCATCTTACTCAGCTTCAATGGCAACTCAGTCAATATGACAATGATGCAAACT TAGTGAGTCAAGAAGAAACATATTTTGATTCCCTCAGCATTCTGGAATCTGATTCAGATGAAGACTTCAATAGTGTTCATGGAG ATTTATATGCAGATGGTTTTCCACTTGGAAACATCCCATGTGGTCAAGTGCTCCAGTATGGAAGATCATCATGTTTTTCAGAAAGCAAATGTCAGTATGAAGAATATCATAAAAGCTATCTTAAAGTTGATGGAGGAAATCAAGACAACTTAAAGGGAAGAGATGAAAGTAGTTTTGGCCTTGTCAGTACACCAGGTTGTGGAGTGTCTCGCTTAAGCAAGACTCAGGGAAGCTTCAAAGGTATAAAGGAATATAAACATGGTCTGGAAGAGAAAACTCCAGAGAGTGCACGGAAATCAGGCCTTCATCGGTTGGCACCCTCTGTTAGTTTCAATGACAAAACATTGAATCGGCAAAGCAAACGGCTGTCACAGATCTTCAAGCTTTCTTTCAAACGAAGGTCCAGTGATGTAGAGGATGCAAATGAACTTA GTCGTTCAAAAAGATATTTGTTGCGACCCAGAGCAGGGTATACAATTCCATGCCAGAATGGAGAAAAGCCATTTCGTGGATGTTGGTCTGAAATTCCACCCTCAACATTTCAACTTCGAAGTGAACACTATTTCAA GGATAAGCGCAAGTGCCCTGCACCGAATCACAGTCCTTACACTCCCATTGGTGTTGATCTATTTTTCTGTCGAAGAAAAATACATCATATTGCTAGACATCTAGAGCTTCCCAATGTGAAGACCGATGGAAAAATTCCCCAACTTCTTATTGTGAATATCCAG CTGCCCATATATCCAGCTGCAATGTTCCTTGGTGATAGTGATGGAGAAGGGATGAGTCTTGTACTGTATTTCAAAGTTTCTGAGACTCTTGATGAACAAATTTCTTCCCAGTTTCAGGAAAGCATTATG AAATTAGTTGAGGATGAAACAGAAAAGGTCAAAGGATTTGCAAAAGAATCTACTGTTGCTTTTAGAGAAAGGCTAAAGATCATGGTAGGACTCGTCAATCCAGAGGATATGAACGTGAGTGCTGCTGAAATGAAACTAGTAAATGCTTATAATGGAAAACCTGTACTCTCACGCCCACAGCACAACTTTTACAAG GGTTCTAATTACTTTGAGATTGATCTGGACATTCATCGATTTAGCTACATATCAAGGAAAGGACTCGATGCATTTCGGGATCGTTTGAAAGAGGGCATTCTTGATTTAGGCTTAACCATTCAG GCACAGAAACAAGAAGAACTTCCAGAGAAAGTATTGTGCTGCCTGAGATTGAACAAGATTGATCTTAATGACAATGGTCAAATACCCATGCTAATGACTCTTGATGGTGAATGCTAA
- the LOC137826691 gene encoding uncharacterized protein isoform X3, with translation MYYKFVLVVAIFIYQPSFFKVLNSIFSFISSTPSPSAEALKLVFLTNTMGGCVSVPSNAIKAPRNLRRRITRRRQKISSSIPIPIPDDIILNRSSSAGGRVTDYSLQWQLSQYDNDANLVSQEETYFDSLSILESDSDEDFNSVHGDLYADGFPLGNIPCGQVLQYGRSSCFSESKCQYEEYHKSYLKVDGGNQDNLKGRDESSFGLVSTPGCGVSRLSKTQGSFKGIKEYKHGLEEKTPESARKSGLHRLAPSVSFNDKTLNRQSKRLSQIFKLSFKRRSSDVEDANELSRSKRYLLRPRAGYTIPCQNGEKPFRGCWSEIPPSTFQLRSEHYFKDKRKCPAPNHSPYTPIGVDLFFCRRKIHHIARHLELPNVKTDGKIPQLLIVNIQLPIYPAAMFLGDSDGEGMSLVLYFKVSETLDEQISSQFQESIMKLVEDETEKVKGFAKESTVAFRERLKIMVGLVNPEDMNVSAAEMKLVNAYNGKPVLSRPQHNFYKGSNYFEIDLDIHRFSYISRKGLDAFRDRLKEGILDLGLTIQAQKQEELPEKVLCCLRLNKIDLNDNGQIPMLMTLDGEC, from the exons ATGTACTATAagtttgttttggttgtggCTATCTTCATTTATCAACCTTCCTTTTTCAAAGTGTTGAATTCCATCTTTTCCTTCATTTCCTCCACACCTAGCCCAAG TGCTGAGGCTTTGAAACTGGTATTCCTAACAAATACAATGGGGGGTTGCGTGTCAGTACCTTCTAATGCAATAAAAGCACCAAGGAATCTCCGTAGACGGATAACAAGACGGCGTCAAAAGATCTCAAGTTCTATTCCTATTCCTATTCCAGATGATATCATCCTGAATAGGAGTAGCAGCGCAGGGGGGCGTGTGACAGATTATTCT CTTCAATGGCAACTCAGTCAATATGACAATGATGCAAACT TAGTGAGTCAAGAAGAAACATATTTTGATTCCCTCAGCATTCTGGAATCTGATTCAGATGAAGACTTCAATAGTGTTCATGGAG ATTTATATGCAGATGGTTTTCCACTTGGAAACATCCCATGTGGTCAAGTGCTCCAGTATGGAAGATCATCATGTTTTTCAGAAAGCAAATGTCAGTATGAAGAATATCATAAAAGCTATCTTAAAGTTGATGGAGGAAATCAAGACAACTTAAAGGGAAGAGATGAAAGTAGTTTTGGCCTTGTCAGTACACCAGGTTGTGGAGTGTCTCGCTTAAGCAAGACTCAGGGAAGCTTCAAAGGTATAAAGGAATATAAACATGGTCTGGAAGAGAAAACTCCAGAGAGTGCACGGAAATCAGGCCTTCATCGGTTGGCACCCTCTGTTAGTTTCAATGACAAAACATTGAATCGGCAAAGCAAACGGCTGTCACAGATCTTCAAGCTTTCTTTCAAACGAAGGTCCAGTGATGTAGAGGATGCAAATGAACTTA GTCGTTCAAAAAGATATTTGTTGCGACCCAGAGCAGGGTATACAATTCCATGCCAGAATGGAGAAAAGCCATTTCGTGGATGTTGGTCTGAAATTCCACCCTCAACATTTCAACTTCGAAGTGAACACTATTTCAA GGATAAGCGCAAGTGCCCTGCACCGAATCACAGTCCTTACACTCCCATTGGTGTTGATCTATTTTTCTGTCGAAGAAAAATACATCATATTGCTAGACATCTAGAGCTTCCCAATGTGAAGACCGATGGAAAAATTCCCCAACTTCTTATTGTGAATATCCAG CTGCCCATATATCCAGCTGCAATGTTCCTTGGTGATAGTGATGGAGAAGGGATGAGTCTTGTACTGTATTTCAAAGTTTCTGAGACTCTTGATGAACAAATTTCTTCCCAGTTTCAGGAAAGCATTATG AAATTAGTTGAGGATGAAACAGAAAAGGTCAAAGGATTTGCAAAAGAATCTACTGTTGCTTTTAGAGAAAGGCTAAAGATCATGGTAGGACTCGTCAATCCAGAGGATATGAACGTGAGTGCTGCTGAAATGAAACTAGTAAATGCTTATAATGGAAAACCTGTACTCTCACGCCCACAGCACAACTTTTACAAG GGTTCTAATTACTTTGAGATTGATCTGGACATTCATCGATTTAGCTACATATCAAGGAAAGGACTCGATGCATTTCGGGATCGTTTGAAAGAGGGCATTCTTGATTTAGGCTTAACCATTCAG GCACAGAAACAAGAAGAACTTCCAGAGAAAGTATTGTGCTGCCTGAGATTGAACAAGATTGATCTTAATGACAATGGTCAAATACCCATGCTAATGACTCTTGATGGTGAATGCTAA
- the LOC137826691 gene encoding uncharacterized protein isoform X4, with amino-acid sequence MYYKFVLVVAIFIYQPSFFKVLNSIFSFISSTPSPSAEALKLVFLTNTMGGCVSVPSNAIKAPRNLRRRITRRRQKISSSIPIPIPDDIILNRSSSAGGRVTDYSLQWQLSQYDNDANLSQEETYFDSLSILESDSDEDFNSVHGDLYADGFPLGNIPCGQVLQYGRSSCFSESKCQYEEYHKSYLKVDGGNQDNLKGRDESSFGLVSTPGCGVSRLSKTQGSFKGIKEYKHGLEEKTPESARKSGLHRLAPSVSFNDKTLNRQSKRLSQIFKLSFKRRSSDVEDANELSRSKRYLLRPRAGYTIPCQNGEKPFRGCWSEIPPSTFQLRSEHYFKDKRKCPAPNHSPYTPIGVDLFFCRRKIHHIARHLELPNVKTDGKIPQLLIVNIQLPIYPAAMFLGDSDGEGMSLVLYFKVSETLDEQISSQFQESIMKLVEDETEKVKGFAKESTVAFRERLKIMVGLVNPEDMNVSAAEMKLVNAYNGKPVLSRPQHNFYKGSNYFEIDLDIHRFSYISRKGLDAFRDRLKEGILDLGLTIQAQKQEELPEKVLCCLRLNKIDLNDNGQIPMLMTLDGEC; translated from the exons ATGTACTATAagtttgttttggttgtggCTATCTTCATTTATCAACCTTCCTTTTTCAAAGTGTTGAATTCCATCTTTTCCTTCATTTCCTCCACACCTAGCCCAAG TGCTGAGGCTTTGAAACTGGTATTCCTAACAAATACAATGGGGGGTTGCGTGTCAGTACCTTCTAATGCAATAAAAGCACCAAGGAATCTCCGTAGACGGATAACAAGACGGCGTCAAAAGATCTCAAGTTCTATTCCTATTCCTATTCCAGATGATATCATCCTGAATAGGAGTAGCAGCGCAGGGGGGCGTGTGACAGATTATTCT CTTCAATGGCAACTCAGTCAATATGACAATGATGCAAACT TGAGTCAAGAAGAAACATATTTTGATTCCCTCAGCATTCTGGAATCTGATTCAGATGAAGACTTCAATAGTGTTCATGGAG ATTTATATGCAGATGGTTTTCCACTTGGAAACATCCCATGTGGTCAAGTGCTCCAGTATGGAAGATCATCATGTTTTTCAGAAAGCAAATGTCAGTATGAAGAATATCATAAAAGCTATCTTAAAGTTGATGGAGGAAATCAAGACAACTTAAAGGGAAGAGATGAAAGTAGTTTTGGCCTTGTCAGTACACCAGGTTGTGGAGTGTCTCGCTTAAGCAAGACTCAGGGAAGCTTCAAAGGTATAAAGGAATATAAACATGGTCTGGAAGAGAAAACTCCAGAGAGTGCACGGAAATCAGGCCTTCATCGGTTGGCACCCTCTGTTAGTTTCAATGACAAAACATTGAATCGGCAAAGCAAACGGCTGTCACAGATCTTCAAGCTTTCTTTCAAACGAAGGTCCAGTGATGTAGAGGATGCAAATGAACTTA GTCGTTCAAAAAGATATTTGTTGCGACCCAGAGCAGGGTATACAATTCCATGCCAGAATGGAGAAAAGCCATTTCGTGGATGTTGGTCTGAAATTCCACCCTCAACATTTCAACTTCGAAGTGAACACTATTTCAA GGATAAGCGCAAGTGCCCTGCACCGAATCACAGTCCTTACACTCCCATTGGTGTTGATCTATTTTTCTGTCGAAGAAAAATACATCATATTGCTAGACATCTAGAGCTTCCCAATGTGAAGACCGATGGAAAAATTCCCCAACTTCTTATTGTGAATATCCAG CTGCCCATATATCCAGCTGCAATGTTCCTTGGTGATAGTGATGGAGAAGGGATGAGTCTTGTACTGTATTTCAAAGTTTCTGAGACTCTTGATGAACAAATTTCTTCCCAGTTTCAGGAAAGCATTATG AAATTAGTTGAGGATGAAACAGAAAAGGTCAAAGGATTTGCAAAAGAATCTACTGTTGCTTTTAGAGAAAGGCTAAAGATCATGGTAGGACTCGTCAATCCAGAGGATATGAACGTGAGTGCTGCTGAAATGAAACTAGTAAATGCTTATAATGGAAAACCTGTACTCTCACGCCCACAGCACAACTTTTACAAG GGTTCTAATTACTTTGAGATTGATCTGGACATTCATCGATTTAGCTACATATCAAGGAAAGGACTCGATGCATTTCGGGATCGTTTGAAAGAGGGCATTCTTGATTTAGGCTTAACCATTCAG GCACAGAAACAAGAAGAACTTCCAGAGAAAGTATTGTGCTGCCTGAGATTGAACAAGATTGATCTTAATGACAATGGTCAAATACCCATGCTAATGACTCTTGATGGTGAATGCTAA